In the Methanocalculus natronophilus genome, GCTTCAGAGAAGAGAGGGGCAGCAAGGTAGACCCGGTACCGGGCGAAGTCATAGACATCGATTGCAGGAATCTCAGGCAATTCCGAGAGGAATGCACCGCGGTGACGCATTTTCTGGTCAGGACTGTACCAGGTGCTGTTGACACCACAGGTCGGGGATGAATCTGCACCGATGATACAGAGCGGCTCACCCTTCTCCATGATCACCCGGCGAACCCCTTTGAGAAGCTCGTCAAGATGTGATCTGAATGACTGGGTGTTCATCCGCTCCATATAGGTTGCAGGTTTTCTCTCTCTTCCAAAGAAGAGCGTCTCCGGGCAGGGAAGGGGAACCATCTCCAGCCCGAAAGCCCTGCACCGCTCCTGGCAGCGCTCATAGGCCCTGAGATCCTCCTCTGTTGTAATTCCTTCAGCCCGGAGCAGGGGATCGAGAATGCAGGGGGCGACCATCACGTACATACTATCAGTGTTGGCGCTGCTTCCTCATGGATTGATCGTGGGAGTGCTTGATGAGGGAGCAGGAGAATACCAATAAACCAGAATGATCCCCCTGATGGCGTACCGGGACAATACCTGTGATCCGAGAAAGTGTACTATCAAAAAACTTGAACGGTACGGTATGGTTCGTGTGCATACAAAAATCAGGCAGGTACCAAAGAAGACACTCCTCCTTGACCCGACTGCCGGTGTTGTCATCTCGCCCGCTGACCGGAGATGGGCTGGATCCATAACCGCCCTTGATTGTTCTTGGGAGGTGCTTGAACGAGATGAGCTGACTCTTTTTCGGAATCGCCGGGCACTCCCGTTCCTTGTTGCGGCAAACCCAATTAATTTCGGCAGGCCTTTTCTCCTCTCCTCAGTCGAGGCGCTTGCCGCGGCACTCTGTATCCTTGGTGAGCGGGAGCAGGCGGAACTGGTACTCTCGAAAGTGGCCTTTGGCATCCGGTTTCTTGAGGTGAATGCAGAACCGCTTGCAGAGTATGCAGCAGCCGGGGACAGTGCCGGGGTGCTTGCCGTCCAGGCAGATTACCTCTGATCCCCGTCTTCAGAGGCAGGCTTCAGATCGGGATCGATCTCCTGGCGGATCCAGCAGACGAGATCCTTCATAAAATGCGTTTTCTTATACTGCTCCTCAAGCATCGTATACATGATGAGCCCGGCTGCCACAGTAACAACCGCACAAGACAAGGGCAATCGTCGTGATCAGAGATAAAAAAAACCTCAGACAGAGACGGTATACCCGGCACGGCGCAGGATCAGGATCACCGCGTCGTCCCAGTCGGAATCAGGGAGCGGGGAGAGGGCTGCAGTTTCATCCCTGAAGAGAGCGAGGAGTTTGGGATCTTCGGTTGAGAGGTGGCGGCTGCCCATGATACGGCCAAGACGCTCTCCATCTGCATTGGATATGAGGATACGCCAGCAGCCGTAGTCCCGGCAGATTGCGGGCCGGGTCAGATGGACACAGCAGTACCCTTTGCGTTCGTCTGGATCAAAGCGGAAGAACGGGCAGGCCTCCGGCCGTTCTCCAGATGTCTCGTCGTCCAGAAAGCGGTGGAGCAGCCCGGGGCTGATCTGAACCGCTGTTCTCTCGCCGGTATAGCAGTTTCGGATGAGGTAGCGTTGTTCGCCATAGTCTTTCTCGATCTGGTGGACAGTGCCGAGATAGCTGCAGCAGTCCCCGCACTGGCTGCATTCAAATGGGATAGTAACCATGCCTCCTGTCGTCTGTCGATTCTATGAGCTCTTCAGAGGGATAAGGATTGGTTACAGTACAAAAAACGGGGTGGAAGCCCGTGTGAAGGGCAAACCCGCCA is a window encoding:
- a CDS encoding nucleoside 2-deoxyribosyltransferase yields the protein MYVMVAPCILDPLLRAEGITTEEDLRAYERCQERCRAFGLEMVPLPCPETLFFGRERKPATYMERMNTQSFRSHLDELLKGVRRVIMEKGEPLCIIGADSSPTCGVNSTWYSPDQKMRHRGAFLSELPEIPAIDVYDFARYRVYLAAPLFSEAERRYNEYIRDLLASHCFLVYLPQEMGDDSASRHHHEMGDIFQTHCEALNRTDCVVAIIDGADSDSGTAWEMGYAYARGIPVISLRTDFRCAGTHEHVNLMLEQASTVVNTKEDLLQALNSPLTH
- a CDS encoding DUF367 family protein, translated to MIPLMAYRDNTCDPRKCTIKKLERYGMVRVHTKIRQVPKKTLLLDPTAGVVISPADRRWAGSITALDCSWEVLERDELTLFRNRRALPFLVAANPINFGRPFLLSSVEALAAALCILGEREQAELVLSKVAFGIRFLEVNAEPLAEYAAAGDSAGVLAVQADYL
- a CDS encoding YkgJ family cysteine cluster protein is translated as MVTIPFECSQCGDCCSYLGTVHQIEKDYGEQRYLIRNCYTGERTAVQISPGLLHRFLDDETSGERPEACPFFRFDPDERKGYCCVHLTRPAICRDYGCWRILISNADGERLGRIMGSRHLSTEDPKLLALFRDETAALSPLPDSDWDDAVILILRRAGYTVSV